The Roseicyclus marinus genome has a segment encoding these proteins:
- the carB gene encoding carbamoyl-phosphate synthase large subunit: MPKRTDIQSIMIIGAGPIVIGQACEFDYSGAQACKALREEGYRVILVNSNPATIMTDPGLADATYIEPITPEVVARIIEKERPDALLPTMGGQTGLNTSLALEEMGVLEKFGVEMIGAKRHAIEMAEDRKLFREAMDRIGLENPKATIISAPKLANGKYDIKAGLQMAIDAIEYVGLPAIIRPAFTLGGTGGGVAYNREEYEYYCRTGMEASPVAQILVDESLLGWKEYEMEVVRDKADNAIIVCSIENVDPMGVHTGDSITVAPALTLTDKEYQIMRNGSIAVLREIGVETGGSNVQWAVNPADGRMVVIEMNPRVSRSSALASKATGFPIAKIAAKLAVGYTLDELDNDITKVTPASFEPTIDYVVTKIPRFAFEKFPGSEPTLTTAMKSVGEAMAIGRTFHESVQKALASLETGLTGFDEIEIPGAPDEASIIKALSRQTPDRLRIIAQAMRHGLSNDTIQHVTKFDPWFLSRIREIIDTEAQVRRDGLPVTEEGLRALKMMGFTDARLAKLTGREESNIRRARLNLGVTAQFKRIDTCAAEFEAQTPYMYSTYEHPTMGEPECEARPSDRKKVVILGGGPNRIGQGIEFDYCCCHACYALSDVGYETIMVNCNPETVSTDYDTSDRLYFEPLTFEHVMEILRVEQSRGTLHGVIVQFGGQTPLKLANALHDAGIPILGTTPDAIDLAEDRERFQQLVQRLGLKQPENAIATTDAQAKAAAEALGYPLVIRPSYVLGGRAMEIVRDTAQLDRYIREAVVVSGDSPVLLDSYLDGAVEVDVDALCDGETVHVAGIMQHIEEAGVHSGDSACSLPPHTLSDDIQSRIIEQTKALAHALNVVGLMNVQFAVKDDEIYLIEVNPRASRTVPFVAKATDSAIASIAARLMAGEKLSAFPMAKPHTPVDDATPIIPGDPMSLASYRTPWFSVKEAVMPFGRFPGVDTLLGPEMRSTGEVMGWDRTFARAFLKAQLGAGTRLPEDGTVFVSIKDADKGPLLVEAAEILRSLGFSLLATRGTADFLKSHGIPSDVVNKAYEGGRSIVDIIKDGGVQLVLNTTEGAQAVEDSRSMRAVTLADKIPYFTTLAASHAAALAMRASREGELAVRSLQA, translated from the coding sequence ATGCCGAAGAGAACCGATATCCAATCCATCATGATCATCGGTGCGGGGCCCATCGTCATCGGACAGGCCTGCGAATTCGACTATTCCGGCGCCCAGGCCTGCAAGGCGCTGCGCGAAGAGGGTTACAGGGTCATCCTCGTCAACTCGAACCCCGCGACCATCATGACCGATCCCGGTCTGGCCGACGCCACCTATATCGAACCCATCACCCCCGAGGTCGTCGCCCGCATCATCGAAAAGGAACGCCCCGACGCGCTCCTGCCGACCATGGGCGGCCAGACCGGTCTCAACACCTCGCTCGCGCTTGAGGAAATGGGTGTGCTCGAGAAATTCGGGGTCGAGATGATCGGCGCCAAGCGCCATGCCATCGAAATGGCCGAGGACCGCAAACTCTTCCGCGAGGCGATGGACCGGATCGGCCTCGAAAACCCCAAGGCCACGATCATCTCCGCGCCCAAGCTGGCAAACGGCAAATACGACATCAAGGCCGGTCTCCAGATGGCCATCGACGCCATCGAATACGTGGGCCTGCCCGCCATCATCCGCCCCGCCTTCACCCTTGGCGGCACCGGCGGGGGCGTGGCCTACAACCGCGAGGAATACGAATACTACTGCCGCACCGGCATGGAAGCCTCGCCCGTGGCCCAGATCCTCGTCGACGAGTCGCTTCTGGGCTGGAAGGAATACGAGATGGAGGTTGTCCGCGACAAAGCCGACAACGCCATCATCGTCTGTTCCATCGAAAACGTCGATCCGATGGGCGTGCACACGGGCGACTCGATCACCGTGGCGCCCGCGCTGACGCTCACCGACAAGGAATACCAGATCATGCGCAACGGCTCGATCGCCGTCCTGCGCGAGATCGGCGTCGAAACCGGCGGCTCCAACGTGCAATGGGCGGTGAACCCCGCCGATGGCCGCATGGTCGTGATCGAGATGAACCCCCGCGTCTCCCGCTCCTCGGCGCTGGCCTCCAAGGCGACGGGCTTCCCGATTGCGAAAATCGCCGCGAAACTCGCCGTGGGCTACACGCTCGACGAACTCGACAACGACATCACCAAGGTCACGCCGGCCTCCTTCGAGCCGACCATCGACTATGTCGTCACGAAAATCCCCCGCTTCGCCTTCGAGAAATTCCCCGGCTCCGAGCCCACGCTGACCACCGCGATGAAATCCGTGGGCGAGGCGATGGCCATCGGCCGCACCTTCCACGAATCCGTGCAAAAGGCGCTGGCCAGCCTCGAGACCGGCCTCACCGGTTTCGACGAGATCGAGATCCCCGGCGCGCCCGACGAGGCCTCGATCATCAAGGCGCTCTCGCGCCAGACCCCCGACCGTTTGCGCATCATCGCCCAGGCCATGCGCCACGGTCTGTCCAATGACACGATCCAGCACGTCACCAAGTTCGACCCCTGGTTCCTGTCGCGCATCCGCGAAATCATCGACACCGAGGCACAGGTGCGCCGCGACGGCCTGCCCGTGACCGAGGAAGGCCTGCGCGCCCTCAAGATGATGGGCTTCACCGATGCCCGCCTCGCGAAACTGACGGGGCGCGAGGAAAGCAACATCCGCCGCGCCCGCCTCAATCTCGGCGTCACCGCGCAGTTCAAGCGCATCGACACCTGCGCCGCCGAATTCGAGGCGCAGACGCCCTACATGTATTCGACCTACGAACACCCCACCATGGGCGAACCCGAATGCGAGGCGCGCCCATCCGACCGCAAAAAGGTCGTGATCCTGGGCGGCGGTCCCAACCGCATCGGGCAGGGAATCGAATTCGACTATTGCTGCTGCCACGCCTGCTATGCGCTGAGCGACGTGGGCTACGAGACCATCATGGTCAACTGCAACCCCGAAACCGTGTCGACCGATTACGACACCTCCGACCGGCTCTATTTCGAACCGCTGACCTTCGAACACGTGATGGAAATCCTGCGCGTCGAACAATCACGGGGCACGCTGCATGGCGTCATCGTCCAGTTCGGCGGCCAGACGCCGCTCAAACTCGCCAATGCGCTCCATGATGCGGGCATCCCGATCCTCGGCACCACGCCCGATGCCATCGACCTCGCCGAAGACCGCGAACGCTTCCAGCAGCTCGTGCAGCGGCTCGGCCTGAAACAGCCCGAAAACGCCATCGCCACGACCGATGCACAGGCGAAAGCGGCGGCCGAGGCGCTGGGCTATCCGCTGGTCATCCGCCCCTCCTACGTCCTGGGCGGCCGCGCGATGGAAATCGTGCGCGACACGGCCCAGCTCGACCGCTACATCCGCGAGGCCGTGGTCGTCTCGGGTGACAGCCCCGTGCTCCTCGACAGCTATCTCGATGGCGCGGTCGAGGTCGATGTCGATGCGCTTTGCGACGGCGAAACCGTCCATGTCGCGGGCATCATGCAGCATATCGAAGAGGCGGGCGTCCATTCCGGCGACAGCGCCTGTTCGCTGCCGCCCCACACGCTCTCCGACGACATCCAGTCCCGGATCATCGAACAGACCAAGGCGCTGGCCCATGCGCTCAATGTCGTGGGCCTGATGAACGTGCAATTCGCGGTCAAGGATGACGAGATCTACCTGATCGAGGTGAACCCCCGCGCCTCGCGCACCGTGCCTTTCGTGGCCAAGGCGACGGATAGCGCCATCGCCTCCATCGCCGCGCGGCTCATGGCGGGCGAGAAACTGTCGGCCTTCCCGATGGCCAAGCCCCATACGCCCGTGGATGACGCAACGCCCATCATCCCCGGCGATCCCATGTCGCTCGCCTCCTACCGCACGCCGTGGTTCTCGGTGAAAGAGGCGGTGATGCCCTTTGGCCGCTTCCCCGGCGTCGACACGCTGCTCGGCCCGGAAATGCGCTCGACGGGCGAGGTCATGGGCTGGGACCGCACCTTCGCCCGCGCCTTCCTCAAGGCGCAGCTGGGCGCGGGCACCCGCCTGCCCGAGGACGGGACCGTCTTCGTCTCCATCAAGGACGCCGACAAGGGCCCGCTTCTGGTCGAGGCGGCGGAAATCCTGCGGTCCCTGGGCTTCTCGCTTCTGGCCACGCGCGGCACGGCGGATTTCCTCAAATCGCACGGCATTCCGTCCGATGTGGTGAACAAGGCCTACGAGGGCGGACGCTCCATCGTCGACATCATCAAGGATGGCGGGGTGCAACTGGTGCTCAACACGACCGAAGGCGCGCAAGCGGTGGAGGATTCACGCTCGATGCGCGCGGTGACGCTGGCCGACAAGATCCCCTATTTCACGACGCTGGCCGCCAGCCACGCCGCAGCCCTGGCCATGCGCGCCAGCCGCGAAGGCGAGCTTGCGGTGCGGTCGCTCCAGGCGTGA
- a CDS encoding SAM-dependent methyltransferase, with amino-acid sequence MWDRVLDRMLRQFFVAGALDILYPDGTCRRYGPGQGAALRITLTDPALPRRLVLSTELALGEAYMDGTLVIEGDDLDRFFTLVSTNAAQSDAGWRRWALRLRRAKRVLDQYNPAHRARENVAHHYDLSGELYDLFLDADRQYSCAYFTDPSLTLEQAQDAKKHHIAAKLCLSPDMEVFEIGCGWGGMALTLAQDYGVRVLGVTLSREQHKVATERAAAAGLSDRVRFELRDYRAVRGSFDRVLSIGMFEHVGVPHYREYFDAVRDRLRPDGVALIHTIGRIAPPGATSPWITKYIFPGGYVPALSEMSSAVEEAGLYPTDLEIWRLHYAETLRHWHDRFLANQGRARALYDDRFCRMWRYYLKASEHTFRHNRQAVFQMQIAHRPDAVPLTRDYLYPSPATRQMRAA; translated from the coding sequence ATGTGGGACCGGGTTCTTGACCGTATGCTGCGCCAATTCTTCGTGGCCGGCGCTTTGGACATTCTCTATCCCGACGGCACATGCCGCCGCTACGGACCGGGGCAGGGGGCGGCCCTGCGCATCACCCTGACCGATCCCGCCTTGCCACGGCGGCTGGTCCTGTCCACCGAACTGGCGCTGGGCGAGGCCTATATGGACGGCACCCTCGTGATCGAGGGGGATGATCTGGACCGCTTCTTTACCTTGGTCTCGACCAATGCCGCGCAAAGCGATGCGGGCTGGCGGCGCTGGGCCTTGCGGCTCCGGCGTGCGAAACGGGTGCTTGACCAATACAACCCCGCCCATCGCGCGCGGGAAAACGTCGCCCATCACTACGACCTGTCGGGCGAGCTCTACGATCTCTTCCTCGATGCCGACCGGCAATATTCCTGCGCCTATTTCACCGATCCCTCCCTGACCCTCGAACAGGCGCAAGACGCCAAGAAACACCATATCGCGGCCAAGCTCTGCCTCTCCCCCGACATGGAGGTGTTCGAGATCGGCTGCGGCTGGGGCGGCATGGCGCTGACGCTGGCGCAAGATTACGGGGTGCGGGTGCTGGGCGTGACGCTCTCGCGCGAACAGCACAAGGTCGCGACAGAACGCGCCGCCGCCGCGGGCCTGTCCGATCGCGTCCGCTTCGAATTGCGCGATTACCGCGCGGTCCGGGGCAGCTTCGACCGGGTCTTGTCCATCGGCATGTTCGAACATGTGGGCGTGCCGCATTACCGCGAATATTTCGACGCTGTCCGCGACCGGCTGCGTCCCGATGGGGTGGCGCTGATCCACACGATCGGGCGCATCGCGCCGCCGGGGGCCACCAGCCCCTGGATCACGAAATACATCTTTCCCGGCGGCTATGTGCCCGCCCTGTCCGAAATGTCCTCGGCGGTCGAGGAGGCGGGCCTTTACCCCACCGATCTGGAAATCTGGCGGCTGCATTATGCCGAAACGCTTCGCCACTGGCATGACCGCTTTCTGGCCAATCAGGGTCGCGCCCGCGCGCTCTATGACGACCGCTTCTGCCGGATGTGGCGCTATTACCTGAAAGCCTCCGAACACACGTTCCGCCACAACCGGCAGGCGGTGTTCCAGATGCAGATCGCCCATCGCCCCGATGCGGTGCCGCTGACGCGCGATTACCTCTATCCCTCCCCCGCCACCCGCCAGATGCGCGCCGCGTAG
- the bchE gene encoding magnesium-protoporphyrin IX monomethyl ester anaerobic oxidative cyclase, producing the protein MRICLIHPNYHSGGAEIAGNWPPAWVAYIAGALKTAGFTDIHFIDAMTDHVSPEDLRVKLAEIQPDVVGTTAITPSIYVAEETLQIAKEVVPNALRILGGIHATFMYKQVLSEAPQVDVIVRGEGEEIIVELIRAYAEGRWPDQRAAIKGIAYREGDEIVATPAAATVKDLDAITPDWSLLKWDQYIYVPLGVKVAIPNMARGCPFTCSFCSQWKFWRDYRVRDPIKVVDEIEKLVNEHGVGFFILADEEPTINRRKFIQFCEELIRRDLPRRVQWGINTRVTDIYRDRDLLKFYRSAGLVHISLGTEAAAQLKLDQFNKETKVEENKEAIRLLREADIFTEAQFIVGLDNETAETLEETYQMAWDWQPDLANWAMYTPWPFTPLYQELGDKVEIFDFSKYNFVTPIMKPEAMDRDELLDRVMNNYRRFYSKKALFHYPWRGTGYRRRYLLGCLKAFLKAGFARQFYDLGKVDYWGPQSKGKLNFNFDRTRTIAPAQMEDWQSKQDIAAQKRAAKLSRAGDFKMPNGAEVKATPEAIKACGGGEQQMEEAGKIPAE; encoded by the coding sequence ATGCGAATCTGTCTCATCCATCCCAACTATCATTCGGGAGGGGCCGAAATCGCGGGCAACTGGCCGCCCGCCTGGGTCGCCTATATCGCGGGGGCGCTGAAGACGGCGGGCTTTACCGATATCCATTTCATCGATGCGATGACCGATCATGTCAGCCCCGAGGATTTGCGGGTCAAGCTGGCCGAGATCCAGCCCGATGTCGTGGGCACGACCGCGATCACGCCCTCGATCTACGTGGCCGAGGAAACGTTGCAGATCGCCAAGGAGGTGGTGCCGAACGCGCTGCGCATCCTGGGCGGCATCCATGCGACCTTCATGTACAAGCAGGTTCTGTCCGAGGCGCCGCAGGTCGATGTGATCGTGCGTGGCGAGGGCGAGGAGATCATCGTCGAGCTGATCCGGGCCTATGCCGAAGGCCGCTGGCCCGATCAGCGCGCGGCGATCAAGGGCATCGCCTATCGCGAGGGCGACGAGATCGTGGCCACACCCGCCGCCGCGACCGTCAAGGACCTGGATGCGATCACGCCCGATTGGTCGCTCTTGAAGTGGGACCAGTACATCTACGTGCCGCTCGGCGTGAAGGTCGCGATCCCCAACATGGCGCGGGGGTGCCCCTTTACCTGTTCCTTCTGCAGCCAGTGGAAATTCTGGCGCGATTACCGGGTGCGCGATCCGATCAAGGTGGTGGACGAGATCGAAAAGCTGGTGAACGAGCATGGCGTGGGGTTCTTCATCCTGGCCGACGAGGAACCGACGATCAACCGGCGCAAGTTCATCCAGTTCTGCGAGGAATTGATCAGGCGCGACCTGCCACGCCGCGTGCAATGGGGGATCAACACGCGGGTGACGGATATCTACCGCGACCGCGACCTGTTGAAATTCTACCGGTCTGCGGGGTTGGTGCATATCAGCCTCGGGACGGAGGCTGCGGCGCAGCTCAAGCTCGACCAGTTCAACAAGGAAACCAAGGTCGAGGAGAACAAGGAGGCGATCCGCCTGCTGCGGGAGGCCGATATCTTTACCGAGGCGCAGTTCATCGTCGGCCTCGACAACGAGACGGCGGAGACGCTGGAAGAAACCTACCAGATGGCCTGGGATTGGCAGCCGGATCTGGCGAATTGGGCGATGTACACGCCCTGGCCGTTCACGCCACTCTATCAAGAGCTGGGCGACAAGGTCGAGATTTTCGATTTCTCGAAATACAATTTCGTCACGCCCATCATGAAGCCCGAGGCGATGGACCGCGACGAGTTGCTCGACCGGGTGATGAACAATTACCGGCGGTTCTATTCGAAAAAGGCGCTGTTCCACTATCCGTGGCGCGGCACGGGCTATCGGCGGCGGTACCTGCTTGGATGCCTCAAGGCGTTCCTGAAGGCGGGCTTTGCGCGGCAGTTCTATGACCTGGGCAAGGTCGATTACTGGGGGCCGCAATCCAAGGGCAAGCTGAACTTCAACTTCGACCGGACGCGGACGATCGCGCCTGCGCAGATGGAGGATTGGCAGTCCAAGCAGGATATCGCGGCGCAGAAACGGGCGGCGAAGCTGTCCAGAGCCGGCGATTTCAAGATGCCCAACGGGGCGGAGGTGAAGGCCACGCCGGAGGCCATCAAGGCTTGCGGTGGCGGGGAGCAGCAGATGGAGGAGGCGGGCAAGATCCCCGCCGAATGA
- the bchJ gene encoding bacteriochlorophyll 4-vinyl reductase: protein MAEASARIGPNAILQFVPVLEAARGPDETAHILAMAGIITLPDPAKGLIAEGPAARLHQMVRQALPQDAARLAAEAGRRTGDYILAHRIPKAAQAVLKLLPARLSVPILSKAIAKHAWTFCGSGEFRLEPGVPPVFAILDNPVVRGEVSEVPLCHWHAAVFERLFTAICGTGWQVVETTCCAQGARACRFELRRGR, encoded by the coding sequence ATGGCCGAGGCAAGCGCCCGGATCGGGCCCAATGCGATCTTGCAGTTCGTGCCGGTGCTGGAGGCGGCGCGGGGGCCCGATGAGACAGCCCATATCCTGGCCATGGCCGGGATCATCACGCTGCCCGACCCTGCGAAAGGCTTGATCGCGGAGGGGCCTGCGGCGCGGTTGCACCAAATGGTGCGGCAGGCCCTGCCCCAGGATGCGGCGCGGCTGGCGGCAGAGGCGGGGCGGCGGACGGGGGATTACATCCTGGCCCATCGCATCCCGAAGGCGGCGCAGGCGGTGCTGAAGCTCTTGCCCGCGCGGCTGTCGGTGCCGATCCTGTCCAAAGCGATTGCGAAACATGCCTGGACGTTTTGCGGATCGGGGGAATTTCGGTTGGAGCCGGGGGTTCCGCCGGTTTTCGCGATCCTGGACAACCCGGTGGTGCGGGGCGAGGTGTCGGAGGTGCCGCTGTGCCATTGGCATGCGGCGGTGTTCGAGCGGCTGTTCACCGCGATCTGCGGGACGGGGTGGCAGGTGGTCGAGACGACCTGCTGCGCGCAGGGCGCGCGCGCCTGCCGGTTCGAGCTGCGGCGGGGGCGGTGA
- a CDS encoding SLC13 family permease: protein MIDLPLSQTGQGLLTLALLVLMFALFLRERWPTEVVAIAGVSVLLILGLLPFDRATEVLANPAPWTIAAMFIVMGALVRTGSLDRLTKFAEAKAASNPTIAITALLGIVALASAFMNNTPIVVIMIPVFVQISRILDTSASKLLIPLSYAAIMGGTLTLIGTSTNLLVDGVARTEGLEPFTIFEITPIGLVVVAWGMIYLTLIGRHLLPERSSMAAMLGAGRSKAKFFTEVAVPEDSALIDQKVTEVDMFKRDGVRLIDVLRGDASLRRAMDQVVLQAGDRIVLRTDMAEVLGLQASKELKTVDKLSSVRTTTVEVLITPGARLVGRTLGDLRLRRRYGVYPLAVHRRNQNIGTQIDNLSIRVGDTLLLEGDPADIQRLAADMDLVDVSQPSERAYRRAKAPIAIGAMAGIVALAAFDVAPILALAVIAVALVLMTGCIDADEAFSFVEGRLLALIFAMLAVGAALDHTGAIELIVGRVAPALMDLPPWVLVWAVYFMTTILTEIVSNNAIAVIMAPIAIALAEAVGVDPRPLVVAVMIAASACFATPIGYQTNMLVYGPGGYRFTDFMRIGIPLNLSLGVVVCLAIPLFWSL from the coding sequence ATGATCGACCTGCCCCTGTCCCAGACCGGCCAAGGCCTGCTGACGCTGGCGCTGCTTGTGCTCATGTTCGCGCTCTTCCTGCGCGAGCGCTGGCCGACCGAGGTCGTGGCCATCGCGGGCGTCTCGGTCCTGTTGATCCTCGGGCTTTTGCCCTTCGACCGCGCGACCGAGGTTCTGGCCAATCCCGCGCCATGGACCATCGCGGCCATGTTCATCGTCATGGGCGCTTTGGTGCGCACCGGCAGCCTCGACCGCCTCACCAAGTTTGCCGAGGCCAAGGCCGCCTCCAACCCCACCATCGCGATCACGGCGCTTTTGGGGATTGTGGCACTGGCCTCCGCCTTCATGAACAACACGCCCATCGTGGTGATCATGATCCCGGTCTTCGTGCAGATTTCGCGGATCCTCGACACCTCCGCCTCCAAGCTTCTGATCCCGCTCAGCTATGCCGCGATCATGGGCGGCACGCTGACCTTGATCGGCACCTCCACCAACCTGCTGGTCGATGGCGTCGCCCGGACCGAGGGGCTGGAACCTTTCACCATTTTCGAGATCACGCCCATCGGCCTTGTCGTCGTCGCATGGGGGATGATCTACCTCACCCTCATCGGTCGCCACCTTTTGCCCGAGCGCAGTTCGATGGCCGCGATGCTGGGCGCGGGACGGTCCAAGGCCAAGTTCTTCACCGAGGTCGCGGTGCCCGAGGATTCCGCCCTGATCGACCAGAAGGTGACCGAGGTCGACATGTTCAAACGCGACGGCGTGCGCCTGATCGACGTGTTGCGCGGCGATGCCTCGCTCCGGCGCGCGATGGATCAGGTCGTGCTGCAGGCGGGCGACCGCATCGTCCTGCGCACCGACATGGCCGAGGTTCTGGGGCTTCAGGCCTCCAAGGAACTCAAGACGGTCGACAAGCTGTCGTCGGTCCGTACCACCACGGTCGAGGTGCTGATCACCCCCGGCGCGCGGCTGGTGGGGCGCACCTTGGGCGATCTGCGCCTGCGCCGCCGCTACGGGGTCTATCCCCTGGCCGTGCATCGGCGGAACCAGAATATCGGCACCCAGATCGACAACCTGTCGATCCGCGTGGGCGACACGCTGCTCCTCGAGGGCGATCCCGCCGATATCCAGCGGCTTGCCGCCGACATGGATCTTGTCGATGTCTCCCAACCCTCCGAACGCGCCTATCGCCGGGCCAAGGCCCCCATCGCCATCGGGGCCATGGCGGGGATCGTGGCGCTCGCTGCCTTCGACGTGGCCCCGATCCTTGCCTTGGCCGTCATCGCGGTGGCCCTCGTGCTGATGACGGGCTGCATCGACGCGGACGAGGCGTTTTCCTTTGTCGAGGGGCGCTTGCTTGCGCTCATCTTCGCCATGCTCGCCGTGGGGGCGGCACTCGATCACACCGGGGCCATCGAACTGATCGTGGGGCGGGTGGCGCCCGCGCTCATGGACCTGCCGCCCTGGGTGCTGGTCTGGGCGGTCTATTTCATGACCACGATCCTGACCGAGATCGTGTCCAACAATGCCATCGCCGTCATCATGGCCCCGATCGCCATCGCGCTGGCCGAGGCCGTGGGCGTCGATCCGCGCCCGCTCGTCGTGGCGGTGATGATCGCGGCCTCTGCCTGTTTCGCTACGCCCATCGGCTATCAGACCAACATGCTGGTCTACGGGCCGGGGGGCTATCGCTTTACCGATTTCATGCGGATCGGTATACCGCTGAACCTGAGCCTCGGCGTGGTCGTCTGCCTTGCGATCCCGCTGTTCTGGTCACTCTGA
- a CDS encoding DMT family transporter, translated as MWRDLPRERLGYVLILILCGAGWGLGQPMSKIAVSEGYRHFGIIFWQFAIAVLLLGAMNLARGGRLPCEPRHLLFYTIIALIGTLLPNSASYTAAIHLPSGILSIVLSLIPMLAFPIALAWGLDRFSARRLLGLCLGLSAIVLIAAPGTSLPDPAMVWWLPVALIAPLFYAVEGNFVARYGTEGLDALQVLLGASIVGMVLALPLAAMTGQFISPLPPWGAPDVAIIISSVSHALAYTAYVWLVTRAGSVFAAQVSYLVTGFGILWAKLILGESYSPWVWAALALMMAGLALVQPRKPPEPVPAE; from the coding sequence ATGTGGCGTGATCTTCCGCGCGAGCGGCTGGGTTACGTCCTGATCCTGATCCTGTGCGGCGCGGGCTGGGGTCTTGGCCAACCCATGTCCAAGATCGCGGTCTCCGAGGGCTATCGCCATTTCGGCATCATCTTCTGGCAATTCGCCATCGCCGTCCTGCTTCTGGGCGCGATGAACCTGGCGCGCGGCGGGCGGCTGCCCTGCGAACCGCGCCACCTCCTGTTTTACACGATCATCGCCCTGATCGGCACGCTCCTGCCCAATTCGGCAAGCTATACGGCCGCGATCCACCTGCCATCCGGTATCTTGTCCATCGTCTTGTCGCTGATCCCGATGCTGGCCTTTCCCATCGCCCTGGCTTGGGGGCTCGACCGGTTCTCGGCCCGGCGGCTCCTGGGGCTTTGCCTGGGGCTTTCGGCCATCGTGCTGATCGCGGCACCGGGCACCAGCCTGCCCGATCCCGCCATGGTCTGGTGGCTGCCCGTGGCGCTCATCGCGCCGCTCTTCTACGCGGTGGAGGGCAATTTCGTCGCCCGTTACGGGACCGAGGGGCTCGATGCGCTGCAGGTCCTTCTTGGCGCATCCATCGTGGGGATGGTCCTTGCCCTGCCGCTCGCGGCCATGACCGGGCAATTCATCTCGCCCCTGCCACCATGGGGCGCGCCCGATGTCGCGATCATCATCTCCTCGGTCAGCCATGCCTTGGCCTATACCGCCTATGTCTGGCTCGTGACGCGGGCGGGGTCGGTCTTTGCCGCGCAGGTGTCCTACCTTGTGACGGGCTTCGGCATCCTCTGGGCCAAGCTGATCCTGGGCGAAAGCTATTCGCCATGGGTCTGGGCGGCGCTCGCGCTGATGATGGCGGGCCTGGCCCTCGTCCAGCCGCGCAAACCGCCCGAACCTGTGCCTGCGGAATAG
- a CDS encoding TIGR00282 family metallophosphoesterase, protein MRILFLGDVMGRAGRAAITETLPRLRVDWRLDFVVVNAENATGGAGLSAAHAKAVLDAGADCITLGDHAFDQREMLQFITEEPRILRPLNYAKDAPGTGARVFKTTRGRQVLVAQALGQVFMKRPFDDPFSALDGILRKYPRGGAVQAALIDIHAEATSEKMATGHFCDGRASVVVGTHTHVPTADAMILPGGTAYQTDAGMCGDYHSVIGMEKAEPMRRFITGMPKDRFTPAEGPATLSGLFVETDDKTGAATAAHAIRLGGRLAPQGPPDVA, encoded by the coding sequence ATGCGTATCCTCTTTCTCGGCGATGTCATGGGCCGCGCGGGCCGGGCGGCGATCACGGAAACTCTGCCGCGCCTGCGCGTCGACTGGCGGCTCGATTTCGTCGTGGTCAATGCCGAGAACGCGACCGGCGGCGCGGGGCTGTCCGCCGCCCATGCCAAGGCGGTGCTGGATGCCGGGGCCGATTGCATCACGCTGGGCGATCACGCCTTCGACCAGCGCGAGATGCTGCAATTCATCACCGAGGAGCCGCGCATCCTGCGCCCGCTGAACTACGCCAAGGATGCGCCGGGCACAGGCGCGCGCGTGTTCAAGACGACGCGGGGCCGTCAGGTCCTTGTCGCGCAGGCCTTGGGGCAGGTCTTCATGAAACGCCCCTTCGACGACCCGTTTTCCGCGCTCGACGGCATCTTGCGCAAATACCCGCGCGGCGGCGCGGTTCAGGCGGCCCTGATCGACATCCACGCCGAGGCGACATCGGAAAAGATGGCGACAGGGCATTTTTGCGACGGACGCGCCAGCGTCGTCGTGGGCACCCATACCCATGTGCCGACGGCCGATGCGATGATCCTGCCCGGCGGCACCGCCTATCAGACCGATGCCGGCATGTGCGGCGATTACCATTCCGTCATCGGCATGGAAAAGGCCGAACCGATGCGCCGCTTCATCACCGGCATGCCCAAGGACCGTTTCACCCCCGCCGAAGGGCCTGCGACGCTGTCGGGGCTCTTTGTCGAAACCGATGACAAGACCGGGGCCGCGACCGCCGCCCATGCGATCCGGCTTGGCGGGCGGCTTGCGCCGCAGGGCCCGCCCGATGTGGCGTGA